TATGTAGGTTTCtagctttcttttttttgcttaCATTTGGAAAGAAATGAGTTTGtgggctgctgctgctgctgcttcatcctcatcttcttcttcttcttcttcttcttcttcttcttcttcttcttcttcttcttcttcttactctttttatttctgtGGTGTACAAACAATGTAAAGCATATAGGCTCTGAGCACCCTTTGTTGTATCATATTTACTCACTTTTTGAGTGCCATCAAGTTTTGGTTTTGTTGGCACAATTTGTCATTGGGATTCTGTTTTGTCTCTCTCTAGAATTTATATAGCTCCTTCACATTATGAtagaaaaaatactttattctttttttattttactaaatgaattcaaatatcccttaatatatattaaatatcattcctataattttcttaagaTAATTTGGCTgtaataacatatttatttaaaaaaaaggctACTATTATTGGTAGTTCCATGCCAAATACATgcaaatttattcattgtgtgattttatttattctatatataagGTGATGATGGACAAGTGaaataattagtcaaaaacaattcaattataattaatgcatattttaaggatttttttatattttaattaaaaattgaaatgtgtaattaataatatcatctgaacagaataatatatatatatatattatctttattttaaagaaatcaacaatATTATCCTTGTTTACGATGTTTCAAAgtagtatttttcttttttaaagaagtaattatatgattatataaatattttaacaaattgaatctatataaaaaaaatagtaaaacaaattataaactacatataaataagagtggtaaaataaattataataaatttacataaaataaataaatacctaCATATTTGATGagacttaaatatataattttaaatttatttgtgagACTTCAAACTTAAcaatttaccttttctttttattatctcaaaaaatctaatttggTTGGGAgcaaaaatgatattatagaaaaacaaTGGAGTAGTATATAAATACTactaaaaagtgaaaaataaataaatgctcTGGAAATTATAAGCAGCGGGCAAATGCATTAACTCTTCCCACAAACATGAAATCGGCATTTCGAAGCGCCATTTCTACTACCCTCGCATTTTCATTCCGCTCCTTAAACCCTACCCGCCACCGCCCACCTCTCACTCTTCTCTCGAAGCATTCTCCTCTAACTTCAATGGCCGGCGGCGAGAGTGGAACCCACGTGCCATCGTTAGCCACTTTCCAGTCACTGGAGAAACAGTTCGAGGAATTTCGTCACCAGCTCGAGGATTCCGGCAGCTTGCGTGAGCGCATTCGGAGCGTTGCTTTGGAAATCGAGTCGGCTACGAGGCTCATGCACTCAAGTCTTCTGCTCATTCATCAGTCTCGTCCTGTACCTGGTGCGATTATGTACTTCCAAATTGTATTTGACCTTCATTCTccccatttttgttttaacttttttctatttgaatcTTATCCTATTATATGGTCAATATACGTAGTTCTTACCGAAACGTTGCTGAGCATTGgaataatgaaatttgatagAGAAATATTAGTTATACTTACTAAATCGGTTTTAGAAATGATAAACTAGGGCAGCGTGTAGTGGTGACATTTGAAAGTAAATATTAACTTTCCCTGAGTGTAATCGAGATTATATATACTAGAGAAAGATGAAATAGTTGCTCTGCTAAGTGTGTTATGAGAGAATTCCAAGAGCCTTTGTTGCcgtttattttctaaaataatggaatatacatctatttttttagacGTGTGTTTCTCATTGGTTTCAATGTTATTCTAATAGTTGCTTTCTAAATAGAGGTTTTGGAGACAGCAAAACGGCAGATAGGTCTGATGAGGGAATTATTCAGTAGGCTTGCAGAAATTACCCGTGAATGCCCTGGACAGTATTACAGGTTTGTAGGATAATCGGTTCTTTTAGGACTtactttcttttcaaaatgataCTTATCTTTGTTCATTTTGTAGGTATCATGGGGATTGGAAGAGTGAGACACAGACTGTCGTGTCGCTCCTTGCTTTCATGCATTGGTTAGAAACAGGGAGTCTTCTTCTGCACACAGAAGCAGAGGAAAAGCTTGGATGTATGTCAAATTTAGTGATTCcaacttaaaattaataaagaaatttccTGGTCCATTTATATATGCTATATCACTTCTTGATCATATTCAGTTAAAATGTGCAAGTTTGGTTTGGAAGTGCCTTGTGAGCGGTCACCATGTCTGATCATAAATATATCTGTATTAGCTCAGCTCAAATTtggaaagaggaaaagaatCTACCATAAACCTCCCCTCAGCCAATGCTTATGATAGCCTTTCCTCATTCTACTGTCAAGATTTCTTATAGAACACcttttgattgacttatttcaGTTAACGAGTTGCTGAGAAAGATCTTTTTCAGCTAATTCTAGTTATGCATCTTTGTGGAAGTTTTTAGGCATCACTTTGATTTCGAAAATTTTTATCTATGAACCTACAATTATATGTCATTTGATTTTGCTTTTAACATTCTTTAAGAGTTAAAACTtgtcttcatttctttttggtGCTCGTTCCTGCTTATTCAAAATCTGGGGTAAACAGTATAGCACTTCACTGTGATATTGTTTTACAGACCTAATTTTATGTCTCTAATGAAATTGGCAACAAAACATGCAGTGTGTTGAATGATCTGGGACTTCGGTATCAAACTTCGTACTTTTGTTCTTGAATGCCTAGGGTGAATACTTATTAGTATATGCTCTCTGGTCcataactatttaaatttgcaaaaaaaatatgacaaacTCTGAAGCTAATGTTTCTCGATTATTAACACAGTAAATCCTGATGAGTTTGGCCTTGATATCGAAGACTATCTCATTGGTAAGTGGTGACCTTCTGGCCAGTTTTCTGTTGATAATATATAGTAAGAACATTTGAGATTGCTTCAGGAGCTTACATGTTATTGATGGGTCATTCTGAAAAATCATTTTGTTCTTCTGCAGGAATATGTTTTATGTCCAATGACTTGGTAAGCACACTCACTAAAAATTCCTTTAGCTGAACTGAAGTgttagaaaaagaagaggCACCCcagtgtaaaaataattagtttgtAAATTTGAGAGATATGTTCATAGTGGTTGTGCAAAACCATGTGAAAGCAAGGTAATAATGCTTTTGACCGGAGATGGaatgataaaatcataaagtCATGCATTCTCTGCTCTGGCATGATGTTATCCGCACTTTGGTAACATTGTGTGCGATGCAAAGCTTTAGATGTTGGAAAATTTCTAATTGATACTGAAAAATCTGAATGATAAGTTCTTGTGTATAAAAGCATTGAGGCGTAGAATGTGCATGATTTTGCATTATGTGCTAAATGTTTTCACCAAAGTTTCTCAATAAAGAAACATACTTTCATTCATTACAGATGAGAACCACTGCTTATGTGCATTGCAGCCTAGGTATGTGGTGAACCAAGTAACTGCTGGGGATTATGACTGCCCCAGGAAAGTATTGAAGTTCTTGACCGATCTTCATGCAGCATTTCGCATGCTCAACCTTCGGAATGACTTTTTGCGCAAGAAATTTGATGGTAAGCCAATTATTCTGATGTCTCTACGCCTATCTGTAATGGATCAGGATCTGGAAGTTTTGAccgtttggttttgtttttatttttattttcaagttttagtattttcaatggggtgaaaatattttagtagttTTTGTGCTAGAAATGAAAATGTATGATTGTTTTCAAAACTAGGTTTATAGATGTGAGAAataagaatttgtttggatttgatttgttatataaatattttctagatattatattttgaatttatagtataatattacttttatttctgaaaaaaagTCAAGATGACTGATGAAGCCTAGAACCATATATGAGAAAGTGGACCAAGGCTGCAAATTTTCATTGGAATTTGGCATTTTGAATGGGATTGGCTAAACAAACAagtttaaaatgttaaaatagtgtaaaactgaaaatgggtttttgaaaataaaaccaaaaaccTGCATATAAAATGTATGTCAACTTTCTTATGTATACCCTGATATGATGTCTGTCAGCTAGTCTTTGACCTGCTGTTCTTTT
The nucleotide sequence above comes from Sesamum indicum cultivar Zhongzhi No. 13 linkage group LG11, S_indicum_v1.0, whole genome shotgun sequence. Encoded proteins:
- the LOC105174290 gene encoding translin, whose protein sequence is MKSAFRSAISTTLAFSFRSLNPTRHRPPLTLLSKHSPLTSMAGGESGTHVPSLATFQSLEKQFEEFRHQLEDSGSLRERIRSVALEIESATRLMHSSLLLIHQSRPVPEVLETAKRQIGLMRELFSRLAEITRECPGQYYRYHGDWKSETQTVVSLLAFMHWLETGSLLLHTEAEEKLGLNPDEFGLDIEDYLIGICFMSNDLPRYVVNQVTAGDYDCPRKVLKFLTDLHAAFRMLNLRNDFLRKKFDGMKYDLRRVEEVYYDVKIRGLAANGEKTGEQNDQAQS